Proteins encoded within one genomic window of Triticum aestivum cultivar Chinese Spring chromosome 2D, IWGSC CS RefSeq v2.1, whole genome shotgun sequence:
- the LOC123048878 gene encoding protein DMP2, which produces MEEGIKEAESSKKAAAVESTATKVGAMADATFGSIGDVLKLLPTSTVIVYEVLNPIVTNAGACSVANRVVTAVLLVLCAFSCAFSAFTDSFVGADGKVRYGLVTPRGLLPFGGGDDDDTGARDFSKYRLRPADFAHAFFSVVVFAAVALLADANTVACFYPALREQQKQVVMALPVVVGALASGVFVVFPSKRHSIGYPPAKPAASSLASQ; this is translated from the coding sequence ATGGAAGAAGGCATCAAAGAAGCCGAGTCGAGCAAGAAGGCAGCAGCAGTCGAGAGCACAGCGACAAAAGTGGGCGCCATGGCCGACGCGACGTTCGGGAGCATCGGCGACGTGCTCAAGCTGCTGCCGACGTCGACGGTGATCGTGTACGAGGTGCTCAACCCGATCGTGACCAACGCCGGCGCGTGCAGCGTAGCCAACAGGGTGGTCACCGCGGTGCTCCTCGTGCTCTGCGCCTTCTCCTGCGCCTTCTCGGCCTTCACCGACAGCTTCGTCGGCGCCGACGGCAAGGTCAGGTACGGCCTCGTGACGCCCAGGGGCCTCCTGCCattcggcggcggcgacgacgacgacaccggggCGAGGGACTTCTCCAAGTACAGGCTGCGTCCGGCGGACTTCGCGCACGCCTTCTTCTCGGTGGTCGTGTTCGCGGCGGTGGCGCTGCTGGCGGACGCCAACACGGTGGCGTGCTTCTACCCGGCGCTCAGGGAGCAGCAGAAGCAGGTGGTCATGGCGCTGCCCGTCGTGGTCGGCGCCCTCGCGAGCGGCGTCTTCGTCGTGTTCCCCTCCAAGCGCCACTCGATCGGGTACCCTCCGGCGAAGCCTGCTGCGAGCTCGCTGGCGTCGCAGTAG